A window of the Leishmania mexicana MHOM/GT/2001/U1103 complete genome, chromosome 29 genome harbors these coding sequences:
- a CDS encoding putative replication factor C, subunit 2 yields the protein MSSSSQPAQKRAKTEGASDTAGAAAPWVEKYRPRTLAEVEAQDEAVGALRACLKEGANMPHFLFHGPPGTGKTTSILAVAHELFGPDYIRSRVRELNASDDRGINVVREKVKIFAQGAVSSSGSSVTQSDGKVYPVPPFKLIILDEADALLPDAQAALRRMMEDFSDVTRFCILCNYVSRIIDPIASRCAKYRFKPLVKSALYHRIEYVAQAEGITLSPASLHALDTVSGGDLRLAIMHLQSAQKAKGDDLSKEDFVSVSGSVPADVMQRYLSALFSHRLEEVIQASRRLVAEGFAAAQVLLQIQHYLVSAGCPLNSAQRGKIMLKLCQTERRLADGGDDYLQLLDIGSAVCSA from the coding sequence ATGAGCTCGTCGTCACAACCTGCGCAGAAGAGGGCCAAGACGGAGGGCGCATccgacaccgccggcgctgccgcgccgtggGTGGAGAAGTATCGGCCGCGCACATTggcagaggtggaggcgcaggaTGAGGCCGTCGGCGCCCTCCGCGCGTGCTTGAAGGAGGGGGCCAACATGCCTCACTTTCTCTTTCACGGCCCACCTGGCACGGGCAAGACGACGTCCATcctcgccgtggcgcacGAGCTGTTTGGCCCCGACTACATCCGCAGTCGAGTGCGCGAGCTGAACGCCTCTGACGACCGTGGTATCAACGTGGTCCGGGAGAAGGTGAAAATCTTTGCTCAAGGCGCTGtctcgagcagcggcagcagcgtcacccAGTCGGATGGAAAAGTCTACCCGGTACCACCTTTTAAGCTCATCATTCTCGACGAGGCCGACGCACTGCTCCCCGATGCCCAGGCCGCTCTGCGGCGCATGATGGAGGACTTTAGCGATGTGACCCGCTTTTGCATCCTCTGCAACTATGTAAGCCGCATCATCGATCCAATCGCGAGCCGATGCGCCAAGTATCGCTTCAAACCGCTTGTAAAGAGTGCCCTCTATCACCGCATCGAGTACGTGGCCCAAGCCGAGGGCATCACCCTCTCACCGGCCTCTCTCCACGCCTTGGACACCGTAAGTGGCGGCGATCTCCGTCTCGCCATTATGCACCTCCAGTCGGCACAAAAGGCGAAGGGGGACGACTTGTCGAAGGAGGACTTCGTTTCCGTatccggcagcgtgccggcgGACGTGATGCAGCGATATCTCAGCGCACTGTTCTCTCACCGCTTAGAGGAGGTGATCCAGGCATCGCGCAGGCTGGTTGCGGAAGGCTTTGCCGCGGCACAGGTGCTGCTTCAGATACAGCACTACCTTGTGAGCGCCGGGTGTCCGCTGAACTCGGCTCAGCGCGGCAAGATTATGCTAAAGCTATGTCAGACAGAGCGGCGCCTTGCCGATGGGGGAGACGACtatctgcagctgctcgacatTGGAAGTGCTGTGTGCTCCGCATAA
- a CDS encoding SH3 domain protein-like protein: MRYFVVAHEFQAEEDVELSVFKGEILCATEGIAQDGWIKVEVTTDARRRGFVPMSYLREISAAEAAASMPGPASSAPPSAGESTSPMRTPQRAGGESSARAALANTTISTSLDLGNCSGVVAKGSSPSLQPMRSPETATVHAAPTGSSIHLTPAQQAAGPVSRHLLENPNAVVDAFMKNEVYFNQLMQRRASALAQMQSGLEEAMTEVAACKDRSAVLTRKLHDLDGVVERERQRWMDRVEEEKTHVSRSAPYSAPLAAPVSSGTTPVRSPIIGPRSGLGRSVLDDDSPRQLRA; encoded by the coding sequence ATGCGGTACTTCGTCGTGGCGCACGAATTtcaggcggaggaggacgtggagTTGTCCGTCTTCAAGGGCGAGATACTCTGTGCCACGGAGGGCATCGCTCAGGATGGCTGGATAAAGGTTGAAGTAACCACGGAcgcacgccgccgtggcTTCGTACCTATGTCGTACCTCCGCGAAATCTCCGccgcggaggcagcagctTCGATGCCGGggcccgcctcctccgcaccgcCATCGGCAGGGGAGTCGACGTCACCCAtgcgcacgccgcagcgcgctgGTGGAGAGTCGTCAGCGAGGGCAGCTCTTGCCAACACAACAATATCCACGTCACTGGATCTGGGAAACTGTAGTGGTGTGGTGGCGAAGGGTTCCAGCCCGTCTCTGCAGCCGATGCGCAGCCCTGAGACAGCCACTGTGCACGCCGCCCCGActggcagcagcatccaCTTGACCCCCGCTCAGCAAGCTGCCGGACCGGTCAGCCGCCACCTGCTCGAGAACCCCAACGCTGTTGTCGACGCCTTTATGAAAAACGAGGTGTACTTCAACCAACTAATGCAGCGGCGTGCCTCGGCACTGGCGCAGATGCAGTCGGGGTTGGAGGAGGCTATGACAGAGGTTGCGGCTTGTAAAGACCGAAGCGCCGTGCTCACACGAAAGCTGCACGACCTGGATGGGGTGGTGGAGCGCGAGCGTCAGCGCTGGATGGACCGGGTCGAGGAGGAAAAGACGCATGTGAGCCGCTCAGCCCCCTACAGCGCGCCGTTGGCTGCACCGGTCAGCTCCGGGACCACACCGGTTCGCTCGCCTATCATCGGCCCACGTAGCGGGCTGGGGCGTAGCGTGCTGGACGACGACAGTCCACGCCAGCTCAGAGCAtag
- a CDS encoding conserved TPR domain protein: MEERDQPITDDHRKLVFSFIRMMRRSQVENSERAEAVGQMLGEEFGVDPAGSGGLHDTEVDVLEAFKTALREHERRSGAEQDEKFVSFVELLEKKGYFKGVEKGSDEYAQRLEKAREKFNQRNNPYEGLTAEQIKNKGNELMSQAKYKEAIAYYTKAIELQPDNAVFFANRAAAHTHLKDYNNAIIDCERAIIINPEYSKSYSRLGTALFYQENYSRAVDAFTKACELDPDNVTHKEDLKRAEEKAKATGLSAGGGMGGFPEMGGMPDMGQFANMMSNPQFMETAQRMMQNPEFSNLVANMASKFSQGGMDPAELNRLGADMGMRNVDEEGNVVTPFGKVNRAAIEQLQEEEVRKNPKLAGIMADVQANGYGAFQKYLGDPDVMNLMMKFQNLMFTNPNRSA, translated from the coding sequence ATGGAGGAGAGAGATCAACCCATCACAGATGATCACAGGAAGCTCGTCTTCTCCTTCATCCGGATGATGCGCCGGTCGCAGGTCGAGAACTCCGAGCGCGCCGAGGCGGTGGGGCAGATGCTTGGTGAGGAGTTCGGCGTCGACccggccggcagcggcggtctGCACGACACGGAGGTGGACGTGCTGGAGGCCTTCAAGacagcgctgcgcgagcacgagcgtcgcagcggcgccgaacAGGACGAAAAATTTGTGTCCTttgtggagctgctggagaagaagggCTATTTCAAGGGCGTCGAGAAAGGCTCTGACGAAtacgcgcagcggctggagaaggcgcgcgaGAAGTTCAACCAGCGCAACAACCCCTATGAGGGCCTCACGGCGGAGCAGATCAAGAACAAGGGCAACGAGTTAATGAGCCAGGCCAAGTACAAGGAGGCGATCGCGTACTACACTAAGGCGATTGAGCTACAGCCGGACAACGCCGTCTTCTTCGCAAACCGCGCCGCGGCTCACACGCACCTCAAGGACTACAACAACGCTATCATCGACTGCGAGCGCGCCATCATCATCAACCCCGAGTACTCGAAGTCGTACTCCCGCCTGGGAACGGCGCTCTTCTACCAGGAGAATTACAGCCGCGCTGTCGACGCCTTCACCAAGGCGTGCGAGCTCGACCCCGACAATGTCACCCACAAGGAGGACCTTAAGCGCGCGgaagagaaggcgaaggcgacTGGCCTCAGCGCGGGCGGCGGCATGGGCGGCTTCCCCGAGATGGGTGGCATGCCGGACATGGGCCAGTTCGCGAACATGATGAGCAACCCGCAGTTCAtggagacggcgcagcgcatgATGCAGAACCCTGAGTTTAGCAACCTGGTTGCTAACATGGCGAGCAAGTTCAGCCAGGGCGGCATGGACCCAGCGGAGCTGAACCGCCTCGGTGCCGATATGGGGATGCGCaacgtggacgaggagggcaatGTTGTGACGCCGTTCGGCAAGGTGAACCGTGCCGCcatcgagcagctgcaggaggaggaggtgcgcaagAACCCGAAGCTGGCGGGCATCATGGCGGATGTGCAGGCCAACGGCTACGGCGCCTTCCAGAAGTATCTCGGCGACCCCGATGTCATGAATCTGATGATGAAGTTCCAGAACCTCATGTTTACGAACCCGAATAGGAGTGCTTGA
- a CDS encoding putative superoxide dismutase, with protein MRVSLLRCFCEYMPKGVPTQMNLAVETPSGVTRAFRMTEMAAAAADAERDAKGFFYLPRIDYDVGQGVAPLMSRKQFDVQYHVFHKAAVDRLNAHTLGSELEGHNLNVVIRNSSFDASRAVIHAAASEHFNYCFWYRSLRPWGTAVPARLKEELQLQYSQNGTAGAVEEVQRLFTVAALSQQSAGGWVYLVWTGKTFDVIPFDHGTCPIGSDLIPLLALNTHESARCYDYPLAAEDEEGDEVERFVRNFFKTCNWRLVEHYFLQCSRA; from the coding sequence ATGCGCGTCTCTCTGCTGCGGTGCTTTTGTGAGTACATGCCCAAAGGGGTACCGACTCAGATGAACCTTGCTGTCGAGACACCGTCCGGTGTTACACGCGCCTTTCGCATGACGGAgatggcggccgcggcggcggatgcAGAGCGAGACGCGAAGGGTTTCTTCTACCTCCCCCGCATTGACTACGATGTTGGCCAGGGGGTCGCGCCGCTCATGTCGAGAAAGCAATTCGATGTTCAGTATCACGTATTTCACAAGGCAGCGGTGGATCGTCTGAACGCACACACCTTGGGATCTGAACTGGAGGGGCACAACCTGAACGTTGTCATCCGCAACTCCTCCTTTGATGCATCGCGCGCCGTCATccacgctgcagcgtcggAGCACTTCAACTACTGCTTCTGGTATCGTTCTCTGCGTCCGTGgggcacggcggtgccggcgcggctcaaggaggagctgcagctgcagtaCAGTCAAAATGGGACCGCAGGCGCTGTCGAGGAGGTGCAACGACTGTTCACAGTTGCCGCGCTTTCTCAGCAGTCCGCCGGTGGATGGGTATATCTCGTCTGGACCGGTAAGACGTTTGACGTGATCCCTTTCGACCACGGCACCTGCCCCATCGGCAGCGACTTGATTCCACTCCTAGCGCTGAACACGCACGAGTCGGCACGCTGCTACGACTACCCACTTgcggcggaggacgaggagggggacgaggtggagcgcTTTGTTCGAAACTTCTTCAAGACGTGCAACTGGAGACTGGTGGAGCACTACTTCCTTCAGTGCAGTCGGGCCTAG